Within the Alphaproteobacteria bacterium genome, the region CAGACACTCATTATCTCATATAATGGCTGCTGCTGTAAAGAAACTACACCCATCAGTTAAAGTAGCAATTGGACCATCAATTGATAATGGTTTCTACTATGATTTTGATTGTGATGAACATGCTTTTTCTGAAGAGGATTTCGCCGCAATTGAAAAAGAAATGAAAAAGCTAATCAAATCAAACGGAAGATTTATTCATGAGATTTGGGATAAAGAAAAAGCAAGAGAGTTTTTCGCAAACGAACCTTATAAATTAGAACTTATTGAAGGAATTGAAGGCAATGAAGTTAATGTTTATCACTTCAGAGACTTTACAGATTTATGTAAAGGACCTCATGTAGAAACATCAAAAGAGCTACCTAGAAACTCCTTTAAACTGGATAAAGTTGCTGGAGCATATTGGAGAGGAAACTCTGATAATAAAATGCTACAAAGAATTTATGCAGTAGCTTTTGAAACAGAAGAAGAATTAGCAAATTTCTATAAATTAAGAGAAGAAGCTGAAAAAAGAGATCACAGAAAAATAGGTAAAGCAATGGACTTATTCCATTTCGAACCAGAGTATGCTCCTGGTCATCCATTCTTCCATCCAAAAGGATTCTTTGTCTTCAGATCTATGGTAGAAAGCTTAAGAGAAAAACTTTTAGGAAGTGGATATATAGAAATCGCGACTCCAAGAGTTATGAACCGTGTTCTTTGGGAAAGATCTGGTCATTGGCAAAAATATGGAGAAAATAATTTCTCTGGAGAAATGGAAGATGGTTCTCAATTTTGTATAAAGCCTATGAATTGCCCAGGGGGAATGCTATGGTACGGTAGTGATATTCGCTCATATAAAGATTTACCTTTAAGAGTAGCAGAATTTGGACAAGTTAATAGATATGAACACTCTGGGGCTTTACATGGTTTATTCCGTGTTAGAGAATTTACTCAAGATGATGCTCATATTTTCTGTACAAAAGAGCAACTAACAAGTGAAATAATTTTACTAATGGAGCAAGTTAAAGACATTCTTTCAATGTTTGAATTTAAAGAGTTTCAAATGAAATTATCAACAAGACCTGAAGTAAGAATTGGAGATGAAAAAATCTGGGATTTAGCTGAGGCAGGATTAGAATCTGCTCTGAAAGAAGCTGGAGTTAGTTACGAACTAAACGAAGGCGACGGAGCATTCTATGGTCCAAAAATTGACTTTGATGTAAAAGATGCGATTGGAAGACAATGGCAACTAGGGACAATTCAGCTAGATATGCAACTACCTGAAAGATTTGACTTAACATATATAGGTGAAGATGGACAAAAGCATAGACCTATAATGCTACACAGAGCTCTTTTCGGATCAATAGAGAGATTCATGGGTATCTTAATTGAGAATTGCGAAGGTAAATTCCCTCTATGGATGGCTCCTGTTCAAGCTTGTGTAATTCCTGTATCAGAAAAATTTGAAGATTGTGCTAATAAAATAGTTAAAGAATTAGTTAACAGTGATGCTAAAACAATTATTGGCAATATGAGAGTTGAAAAAGATTTCTCTTCTGAAACAATGAATAAGAGGATAAGAAATGCAACTTTAAGAAAAGTTCCTTACTCAATTATTGTTGGAGAGAAAGAGCAAGAAAACGGAACTGTATCTATTAGAGATAGAAATGGTAAACAATATAATGATATAAGAATTAATGAGCTAGTTTCAAAATTAAAAGATTTAATTAGTTCTAGAACTTTATCAATTGATTTAGATTTATAGAATTATCATTATTATAAAAATAAAAGGCTCTATTAAATAGAGCCTTTTTATATTACTTAAAAGTTGGTGTAGGACTAGTTCCTATATCATTCCAAACATTAATATCCCAATTTGAATTAATAATCATCCTATCGCTATCAGAGCAAATATAGTTATCATTATTATCACATAAATCTCCATTAGATAGAATAATTGAGTCATTAGCTTCATCTAACATAACTCCATAAATTTCTCCTGATGAGGAAACTGGAGATATACTGCCCACTTTTGAATAAACATTATTAAGTTTAAAATTAGCTAATTTAACCCCTCCAAACAAGCCCCCGACATTATTTGTACCAGTAACATCTCCTGAAAAGTAGCCATTTGTAATATAGCTTAAGTTATCTTGATAAGGACTTAACCCCATTAAACCACCAACATAACTTTGACCTATTATTTTAGCATTAACATAAACATCTGTTGTTTTTTGCCAATAACCCGCAGCTCCTATTAAACCACCAACATAGTTTCTACCAGAAACATTTCCAACATTTGATATTTTAGTTAAAGTTGCATAAGATCTACCTGCTATCCCACCGGTATAATCATATCCTTCAACAACACCACTGTTATGACAATTCTCTAAAGTAAATCCGTTACTTAAGCCCGCAATACCAGAAATACCACCAATATATTTATCGGTACCTTTTACATTAGCAGATGAAATAGCATTTCTTATACTACCTCCATAGTCAGATGAGCCATTCACACCTCCAATATAAACTCTTCCTGATGAAAGGCCTGATACATTTATATTATTGAAACTACTACTAGTAGATTTACCACCAACCAATCCAACAAATGAGTCACCTAATATACTACCTGAAACAGTTATATTAGCAAGGTTACTTGAGTGTAGGAATCCCACGATTCCACCTATATAATCATCAGCTTTTATGTCAATATTAGATAGAGATAAATTATTTACTTGACCTCCAATAATTTTCCCAAAAATCCCTACATAATCGTCTGCTGAATTTACATATAGGTTATCTATATTATGGTTATTACCATCAAACTCTCCAGTATAAACAGATATAGGTTTCCAACCTTTTGAATCATTGGAATCAATAACTCCATCTCCATTCCAGTCTTCATTGTCTAAAAAGTTAATATTAGCTGTCATCTTATAGTTTGCTTTTAGCATATCACTATCATTAATTGTATTAGAAATGCATAGTAATTCATTCTTAGCTTGAGCAGAATCTCCTGAAAGCCCTCCTATTAAATAAAAGTCTCCATCTTTATCCATATTCTCAAGAGGATTATCGCTACATACATTAGGGTATTCAGCATCTGGCACAATAATATTAGAGTTAACCACTCCACTCTTTTCCCATTCTAATCTTGGCTCTGAGTTATTAAGATTTTCCCAAACACTGTCATCCCAAGCATAATAATCTCTACCAGCCCTTACTTGTAAAGATGAGGATGCATAACAAGTTGAAGGTTTAGTACAAAAATTATTAGTATTATCTAAATTTCCACCAAGTCCATAAACAGTTCTATCTAACGGAGATGTTCCCAAAGCATAAGAGTTGATAATTATACCATAAAGAATCCCTACCAATGATCCTCCATTATTAACATTACCAGAAGCATAGCTATTAATTATTTTACCTGCGAAGACACCTGTAAGACCTCCTGTATGAGATGCAGTATTACCTTCAACATTTCCTTTAGAATAAGAGTTAACAATCTCACTTCTATAGCTTCCGCCTCCTACAATACCACCAACACTTAAAGTATAAGATTTAATACGACCAGAGCTATAACTAGAATTAAGCTTAGTCGTATTCATATAACCCAACAAACCTCCTACATTACCATCTCCATAAATGTCGCCAGTTGTATAACAATTATTAACATTAGCTCCATATATAAAACCAACCAACCCTCCAGTCCCTGAGTTTTTACCTCTTATTGCTCCGCTTGTGTAACAATTAGTAATGACATTATCAGCTTTCTTGAAATAACCTATTAACCCACCTGTATAATTATTACTTCCATAAATATTACCTGTAGAGTAACTAGAATCTAAACTCAAACCATTATTTGCTCTGCCTATAAAACCACCTGTATAATAACTGCCTCCGAAAACATCTCCTGAAGTATGACAATCTTCAATTATTGTAGATCTATTTGTAATACCAATTAATCCTCCTGTGTATTGATTACTATTGTAAACATTAACATTTGCTGATGAATTTTTTATCTTTGATTCAACATCTGAGTTACCAACTAAACCTCCAGCATAAAGAGCTGAAGCTTTAACATTACCAGAAACATGAACATTTTCCACTAATGCCTTATCTATTTCTCCAGACAATACTCCTACCTGTTGCCCTTTTGCCTCTACATAAGCATTGCTAATGTTTAAATTTTTAACTTCAAAACCTCTATCTGTTAGACTAAAGAAACCTTGATAATTATAACTATTGTTTATATACATATTGCTAATTACATGATTATTACCGTCAAACTTTCCAACAAATTGATGTGAGGTTGATATAGAGCCGTTCCCCAATCCTTTCCATCCCTCAGTATCAGTAGAATCTATATTACCATCTCCATCCCAATCTTCATTATTAGAATTAACCTTTGCTGTAATACCCTTTAACCATTTATATGTATCATTTTTATAAGTACTAAGATTCCCATTCTCATCTTGATAAAACTTACTTACTGTAAACGATATATCAAATGCAATATTATTCATTAATTTAAAAGAGCCCTTTAGTATAGAGTCTCTGACCGTTACACTACCCGCTGGAGTACTTATACTAGATGTATTATTTTGATT harbors:
- the thrS gene encoding threonine--tRNA ligase; amino-acid sequence: MEKIEIIRHSLSHIMAAAVKKLHPSVKVAIGPSIDNGFYYDFDCDEHAFSEEDFAAIEKEMKKLIKSNGRFIHEIWDKEKAREFFANEPYKLELIEGIEGNEVNVYHFRDFTDLCKGPHVETSKELPRNSFKLDKVAGAYWRGNSDNKMLQRIYAVAFETEEELANFYKLREEAEKRDHRKIGKAMDLFHFEPEYAPGHPFFHPKGFFVFRSMVESLREKLLGSGYIEIATPRVMNRVLWERSGHWQKYGENNFSGEMEDGSQFCIKPMNCPGGMLWYGSDIRSYKDLPLRVAEFGQVNRYEHSGALHGLFRVREFTQDDAHIFCTKEQLTSEIILLMEQVKDILSMFEFKEFQMKLSTRPEVRIGDEKIWDLAEAGLESALKEAGVSYELNEGDGAFYGPKIDFDVKDAIGRQWQLGTIQLDMQLPERFDLTYIGEDGQKHRPIMLHRALFGSIERFMGILIENCEGKFPLWMAPVQACVIPVSEKFEDCANKIVKELVNSDAKTIIGNMRVEKDFSSETMNKRIRNATLRKVPYSIIVGEKEQENGTVSIRDRNGKQYNDIRINELVSKLKDLISSRTLSIDLDL